Genomic DNA from Apteryx mantelli isolate bAptMan1 unplaced genomic scaffold, bAptMan1.hap1 HAP1_SCAFFOLD_154, whole genome shotgun sequence:
CTGGAGGGGTCTGGGGCCATCGGGGGGGTTGGGGGCATCCAGGATGTCTGGGGGGGTCTGGGACCATTGGAAGCATCGGGGACGTCTGGGGGTGTCCAGGACATCcagggcactgggggggggggggccgggggcattGGGGGTGTCTGCGACATTGGGGGTATCCGGGGGTCCTAGGATGTCCAGGGTGTCTGGGGGGATCTGGGGGTGTCCAGGGGGTTTGGGGCCATCAGGGGTGCCTGGGGGGGTCCAGAGGGCCCGGGGCCATCGAGGGCATCTAGGGGGTCTGGGGTAtctgggggggggtctggggtgtCTGGGGCTATTGGGGGCATCTGGGGGGTCTGGGTGTGTCCAGGCGGTCTGAGGTGTCTGGGGCCCTCAGGCGTGTCTGGGGGGGGGTCCGGGTGTTCCAGGGCCATCGGGGGCATCTGGGGTGTCTGGGGGGGGTGTCCGGGGCCATCAGGGCATCGGAGGCATCTGGGACACccagggggtctggggggtcctgGGTATCGGGGGGGTCTGGGGCTCTCAGGGGTGTTGGGGGTGTCTGGGTGCCAGTGGGGCAGTGGAGGCAGGTGGCTGCCCTgccccccccattcccccccccccaggcgcaGAGGAGGTGCcagcaccggcagcggcaccggggctgctgcagcagctggaggGGCTTCAGGGCCGGGCGCAGGCCTGGGCCGAGCTCCTGAGCCACCGCGCCAGGGCTGCCTTCGCCGACCTGCATGATGGCGACCTCGGCACCAGGGCCCGGTGAGGCGCCCGCACCACCggcacagggggctgcagtgAGGCCGGTTAACGTGGGGGGTTGTAATGGGGCAAGTTGCAACGGGGCAGGCTAACACGGGGGGTCGCAACGGGGCAGgtgagtgcatgtggttgcaatgGGGCAGGCTGCAATGGGGCAGGTTAATGCAGGGGGTTGCAATGGGGCAGGTTGCAACAGGCAGCTGCGGCGGGGCAGGTTAATGCAggcagctgcagggagcagctgcagTGAGGTAGATAGATTGATGCAGGTGGCTGTAGCAGGGCAGTTTGCAACAGGTGGCTGCAATGGGGCAGATTAATGCAGACAGCTGCAGTAGGTGGCTGCCAGGGGCAGGCTGCAATGGGACAGTCGCAGTGGGGCGTCACTCATCCCATCCTGGGGGCTGGATGCGTGTGGGGGGGCTGGCACCATGGGTCGCGCCGTGGGTTGTGGTGCCCTGCAGCCACCCCCTCACCCTCCCTGTCACCCCCAGGAACTGGCTGagtgagcagatggagatgctgAAGCAGAAGTTCCAGGAGACCTTCCCCAAGGAGCCGGCGGCCTGagtgggggggggacacccggctCCACCCGTTGCCCCCCCTGCTTTGCCCCCACCGCCCCGCAGCCATGCATTAAAGGCCGCGGCGCCTGTGCCGCCTCCCTGCTGCAGCCCGGCTCTGTCGTTGCTGCCTTGTCATCCCCCCTCCAGTGCAGCATCCCCGGCGGCTGCACGGAGTTTGGCACCCGGAGCTGGCCAAACCCCTCGGGggagtgtgtgtgagtgtgcaggtgttcacatgtgtgtgcatgtgatggTGTGCATGTGAGCGTGCAGGTGTGCAAGTGTGAGTGCACATGAGCCTGCAGGTGTGCACATCTGTGCACAGGAGTGTGTGCAGCTGAACCTGCagatgtgcatgtgcacatgagCCTgcaggtgtgtgcatgtgtgtgcacatgagtGCATGCTCATGAGCATGCTGGCATccatgtgtgcgtgtgcacatgaGCGTGCAGGCCTCCACGTGAGCGTGCGAGCCCGTGCCTGCCCTGGAGTGTGTCGACACCCCCGGCAGCCTGGCGGTGGCTGATTCCTGCTCGCAAACATTGCGACAGCCGCGGCCCTGCGCCCGGCCCAGGGGCAAACAAACCTTTGGCtctggcggggccggggggcagcgccaGGGGACATGgggcagcatgggggggggggggcgcatctGCCCGGTGGGGGGGGCCCCTGCACTGCCCTGGGGGCCCTGGATGTGTGCTGTGCACTTGTGTGTGCACGGGGGCCATGTCCTCGCCTGTGCATGTGCAGGGGACCGTGCGCACGGGTGCTCCCAGAGTTGCAGCGAGTGTGCGCTGGTCTCGCCTTGCAAGCGTGGTTGCCCAGGCTccatgcgtgtgcatgcgtgtgtgtgcatgtgcatgcatgtgcagctgCTATGTGATCACGTGTCCTGGCTCCACTcggctgctggggctgcagcatccCAGTGCCCCAGTCTGAGTGCTGGCGCTGGGGCCGGGTGCTGGATCCGGGTGCCGCACTGGGTACCCTGGCCAGGTGACGGAGCTGGGTGCCGTCCCTGTgtgccatccctgtccccatcctggggGAGCCGCAGTGCTCGCTCGGACGCTCGGCGTGGTCAGGGCGGTCAGGGCCGCAGAGGCTTGGCTCTGTTTGCCCGGACTTCGCCCAGGGGCTGAGCTGCCGAGCTGCTGCGCCGCCCCGGGATCCGGCTCCATAAAgcggccgtggggccgggccaGGCACGAGGGAGCCGCCGGCACCAGCGTGAGTCCAGGGATGAGgttggggatggggaggggacagggatggggacgggaaaGGGGACAGGATAGGgatggggttggggacagggatggggacaggattgGGGACAGGATGGGGTCGGGAAAGGGGACAGGATAGGgatggggttggggacagggatggggacaggattgGGGACAGGATGGGGTCGGGGACAGGACAGAgttggggatggggaggggacagggacagggatggggacaggatggggctgaggacggggatggggacaggattggggatgggatggggacggggaagGGACAGGATTGGGGATGgggagaggacagggatggggaggggaaaggggacagggatggtgacaggatggggatggggccaggatggggatggggccaGGATGGGGCCAGGGACAGGATGGGGTTAGGGACGGGAATGGGACGGGCTTGGGGATGGGGAAGGCCAGCAGCCAGGTccccactccactcctgccacgGCAGATTCTCCGCGGCTGCACTGCCGTCCTGCcgtgagccgagccgagccgagggcGGGGCCGTCCCGTGGAAGCATGGCCAGGGCAGATGCCCGGGCGATGGCGGcggtactgctgctgctgctgctctgcgcaGGTGAGCGGCGCCATCCGGCTCCGCGGTGCTGCCTGCATGGCCAAGGAACGCAGAGCT
This window encodes:
- the LOC106487880 gene encoding apolipoprotein C-I-like; amino-acid sequence: MQLMVTLALVTLVVLAGAEEVPAPAAAPGLLQQLEGLQGRAQAWAELLSHRARAAFADLHDGDLGTRARNWLSEQMEMLKQKFQETFPKEPAA